In the bacterium genome, AAGGCCGCGCGCAAATGGGGCGAGAAGGTCAAGGGGATCCGGAAGGACAAGGCCGAGATCATCGTCTGCGCCGACAACTTCCACGGCCGCACCACGACCATCGTCGGCTTCTCCACCGAGGAGCAGTACAAGGACGGCTTCGGCCCCTTCACGCCGGGCTTCAGGATCATCCCCTTCGGCGACGCCAAGGCCCTGGCCGAGGCGATCACGAAGAACACGGCCGCCTTCATCGTGGAGCCCGTCCAGGGCGAGGCCGGCATCAACGTGCCGCCCCAGGGCTTCCTGCAGCAGGCCGCCCGGATCTGCAAGGACAACAACGTCCTGTTCATCGCCGACGAGATCCAGAGCGGCCTGGGCCGCACCGGCAAGCTCTTCGCCTTCCAGCACGAGGACGTCACGCCCGACGCCGTGATCATCGGCAAGGCCCTCAGCGGCGGCTTCTACCCCGTGTCGGCCTTCCTGGCCAACGACGAGGTCATGGGCGTCTTCCATCCGGGCGACCACGGCTCGACCTTCGGCGGCAATCCCCTGGGCATGGCCGTCGCCCGCGAGGCCATCAAGGTGCTCGTCGAGGAGAAGCTGGTGGAGAACAGCGCCAAGCTGGGCCCCTGGTTCATGGACGAGTTGAAGAAGATCGACGCCAAGAGCATCAAGCTGGTGCGCGGCCAGGGCCTGTTCATCGGCCTGGTGCTGGACCGGCCGGCCCGCCCCTACTGCGAGGCCCTGATGAAGGAGGGCATGCTCTGCAAGGAGACCCACGAGAACGTGATCCGCTTCGCGCCGCCGCTGGTGATCACGAAGAAGGAGCTCAACCTCGCGCTCAGGCACGTGAGGAAGGTCTTCAAGAAGCTGGGCTAGGGTCCGCCCCGTTCCCGACGGGATCCGGCGATTTCGGTCGCCGGATCCCTTTTTTTGCGCCATGCTCCCGCCCGGGGAGGAAACCATGACACGGAACAGACTGGCCGTCGCGGTGCTCGTGCTGGGCGTGGCGGCGGCGATCGGATTCGGGATTGGGCGGCCACCGCGGTACGCCACCGAGGCGGACTTCGTGCGGGCCGTGACCACCGACGGGTGGCAGGTCATCGGGCGCTTCGGCGAGGCCTGGCCCGCCCGCGTGGCCGAGACCAGCGACGGCTACGGCACCATCACCTTCGCCGGCCCGGACGGCATGCGGCAGACCTACCAGGGCTACGAGGGCTACGAACTGCGGGTGGTGCGGCTGCGGGCGGGTGACGGCACCGAGTCGGTGCGGGTGCTGCGGTCGGCCGAGATGAGCGGCGAGATCGGCGACGAGCTGCGCCGCTGATCCGGTTCAGCGCCCGGTGGTGTCGGCCCGGACCCGGGCCAGGAGCACGGCCTGCAGCGCCTCGGCCACGATGCGGTTGCCCCGGGCGTTGAAATGCCCCTTGTAGACGGCGGCGGTGTTCTCCGCCTCGATGGCCGCGGTGAGCGCCTGCTCGGGATGGGCCACCGGGTAGTCGCGGTCGAGGGCGTCGAGGAAACGCTGGTAGGGAAGCTTGCCCAGCTGCCGGCCCATGTAGAGGTCCTGCACCGTGGGCAGGTGCACGATCACGAAGTCGGCCCCCGCCTGCCGGGCCTCGCCGGCCAGCGCCTGGATGATGGCCCAACCCAGCTGCGGCTCCTCGCCCGTGGGCCGGAACACCGACCGCCGGATGGCCCAGGGATCGTCGTAGCCGCGCCGGAACTCCGCAATCGTGGCCAACAGCCGGCTGTGCTGCCACCAGGCGCGCCCGTAGTCGGCGGGATCGTAGAACCCCTCGTAGGGCAGCAGCGGCCAGTTCTCCAGGTCGGCCAGGATGCCCGGCACCTCGTCGGGGCCGGGCACCGGGACGTTGATCAGCGAGATGCCGCCGTCGGCCAGGACGAACCGGGGCTTGGCGAACGGCAGGCGCGTGCGCGGCTCGTAGAGCGGCCGCAGCAGGTTCAGGTCGCGTTTGAGGTTCTCGGGCTGGAAGCCCAGGACCACCACGTCCGGCGCGAAGCCCTTGCCCGTCTTCGAGAAGCGCAGCAGGGCCTGGTCGAGGCCATAGCCCCCCACCCCGAAGTTGAGCACCTCGGCGGGTTGCCCGGCGGCCACCAGACCGGCCTCGAGCTGGGCCCCCCAGCTCTCCGCGTAGACGACGTCGTCGCCGTGGGTGAACGAGTCGCCGAACAGGGCGATGCGCAGCACCCCGGGCGGCGGCGTCGGCGGGAATTCCTCCCGCGGCGAACGGATGCCCTGGGCGTTGTAGGCGTACAGGCCGTCGGCGGAACGGCCGTGCGGACGGGGCACCCAGCCCAGGTGGGGATCGGCCATCACGAAGGAGTCCGATGAACCGGCCAGCTCGGCGGCGAGCCGGGTCACCGACGCCACCGGCACCACGTGGGGCCGCACGATCCGGTTGCGGAAGGTGAAGTTGCCGGACTCGTCGGTGGCACCGACGACCCGGACGACGATCTCGCCCACCGCCCCCGTCAGCAGGACGGCGAAGACGACCAGGGCGAGCTTGAGGTGGAGGGTCTTCATGGCAACGGGTGGACTCCGGTTCGGGGAAACACCGGCCACCATAGTCCAGGTCGTGGCCGGACCGCCATCCCGAATGCGATGCGGCGACGACACATGGTCCGCCCCGGATGACTCCGGCCCCGATTCGTGCTAGATTGGCGCGGTTTGCTGCACGTTCATCCCTTCCCTCGCCAAGGAGACCGCCATGATCCGGCTCATCTTCAGGGCCGCGCCCGGCCTGTTGCTCGCGGGGCTCCTCGCCGGCTGCACCGGCGGCGCCGCCACCTCGCTCCGGGACGCCCCGGAAGCCCCGGTCGCCGCCGAGGTCCCGCCGCCGCCGCCGCCGCCGGCCGATCCCGACCTGGCCGCCCTGATCGAGGCCGCCCGGTCCGGCACCTGGGCCTACGAAAAGCTCGCCGAGCTGTGCGACACCGTGGGCAACCGCCTGGTCGCCTCGCCGGGCATGGCGCGGGCCATCGCCTGGTCGCAGGCGTCGCTGCGCGAGGCCGGCTGCGACAGCGTGTGGCTCGAATCGGTCACCGTGCCCCACTGGACGCGGGGCCGGGAATGGGCCCGCTGCGTCGGGCCGGTCGAGTTCGCGATGGACATGGTCTCCATGGGGCTGAGCGAAGGCACCGGCGGCGAGGTGCTCGAGGCCGAGGTCATGGCCGTGCGCGACTGGGACGAGTTCGAGGCCCGCCGGGACGAGGCCGCCGGCAAGATCGTGCTCTTCGACATGCCCTGGGAAGGCTACGGCAAGACCGTGCAGTACCGGGTCAAGGGCGCCAGCACCGTGGCGCGGCACGGGGCGGTGGCCTGCCTGATCCGTTCGGTGACCGGACGCAGCCTCGGCGCCCCCCACACCGGCATGATGCGCTACGAGGACGACGCGCCGCGCATTCCGATGGCCGCCCTGACGGTCGAGGACGCCGGACGCCTGCATCGCCTGTGCGACCGCGGGTTGCAGCCCCGCGTCCAGCTGATGATGGAGGCCGCCAACCACGACTCGACCACCAGCTACAACGTGATCGGCGAGATCCGCGGCCGCGGGAAGCCCGGGCAGATCGTGCTCGTGAGCGGCCATCTCGACTCGTGGGACGTGGGCACCGGCGCCCACGACGACGGCGCCGGCGTGGTGCAGACCCTGGCCGCCGCCCGCGAGGTGATGCAACACGGCGGGCGGCCCCTCCGTACAGTGCGGGTTGTCCACTTCACCGCCGAGGAGATCGGCGTGTACGGCGGCAAGGCCTATCTGGCCGCGCACCGGCACGAACTGGACCGGCACGTCCTGGCCCTCGAGAGCGACTCGGGGGCCTTCGCCCCGCGGGGCTTCACCATCGACGCGGACAGCACGGTCGTGGCCGAAGTGGCCCGGCGGGCGGCGCCGCTCGCGGTGCTCGCTCCGGGCGACTGGAACGTCTGGAAGGGCGGTTCCGGGGCCGATGTCGGACCGATCGTGCGCCAGGGCGTGACCGGGGCCGGCCACCGGGTCGACGGGACGCACTACTTCGACGTGCACCACTCCCGCGCCGACACGTTCGACAAGATCGACCCCGACGAGCTGGCGCGGAACGTCGCCGCCATCGCGGGCCTGATCCATCTCGTGGCGAATCATCCGGCCGATCTGGGTCCGGCGCCCCTGGCGTCGCTGCCCGGCGGCTCTCCCCACAGCGGAGGTCATTGATGCCCCAGTCCATGCGCCCGTTTCCCGTCCTGCGCGCCGCCGCCCTGGCTGCGCTCGTCCTGCTGGCCGCGCCCGTGCTCGCGGCCGACGTCGTCGAGGGGACGCCCGACGCGTCCGACATGCGTCTGCTGCGCACTCCCGACATCCACGGCGACACCATCGTCTTCGGCTACGCGGGCGACCTGTGGACCGTACCGTCCGCCGGCGGCGAGGCCCGCCGCCTGACCAGCGGCGTCGGCTACGAGCGCTCGCCCAAGTTCAGCCCCGACGGCTCGCGCATCGCCTTCACGGGCAACTACGACGGCAATCTCGACATCTATGCGGTGGACGCCGGCGGCGGCGAACCCGTGCGCCTGACGTGGCACCCGGGCTTCGACCGCATCATCGACTGGCAGCCCGACGGCCGCGCGGTGCGCTTCCAGTCGGGCCGCGAGAGCCGCACCGGGCGCGACCTGCAGCTCTACACCGTGCCGGCGACAGGCGGCCTGCCCACCAGGATGATCCTGCCCACGGGCGGCCTCTCGAGCTACTCGCCGGACGGCAAGCGCTTCGCCTTCAACCGCATCACGCGCGAAGAGCGCACCTGGAAGCGCTACAAGGGCGGCATGGCCCAGGACATCTGGGTGTACGACTTCGCCGCCAACGACACCCGGCGGATCACCGACTGGATCGGGTCGGACAACCACCCCATGTGGCACGGCGACCGCATCTACTACACGAGCGACCAGTCGGGTCGGCTGGAGATCTGGTGCCACGAGCTGGCGACGGGCGAGAACCGGCAGGTGACGAAGCACGACGAGTACGACGTGAAGTACCCGAGCCTGGGCCCCGACGCCATCGTGTACGAGAACGGCGGCCGACTCGAGGTGCTCGACCTGGCCACCGAGAAGACGCGCCGGGTGAAGGTCACCCTGCGCAGCGACAACGTCCTGACCCGCGCCCGGCTCGAGTCCGTCGGCGACCGGGTCGAGGGCGGCGCCATCGCACCCGACGCCCAGCGGGCCGTGTTCACCGCCCGGGGCGACATCTTCACGGTGCCGGCCGAGAAGGGCCCGGTGCGGAACCTCACCGCGACGCCGGGCGTGCGCGAGCGCGACGCCGTCTGGTCGCCCGACGGCAAGTGGATCGCCTACCTGAGCGACGAGACCGGCGAATACGAGGTGTGGGTGCGGCAGGCCGACGGCAAGGGCGAACCCCGGCGGCTCACCAAGGGATCGAAGGCCTGGCAGATGGCCCTGGAGTGGAGTCCCGAGAGCGACCGCATCGTCATGAGCGACGCGGCCATGAACCTGTGGCTGATCGACGTCGAGAAGGGCGGCACGAAGAAGATCGACCAGTCGGTTTCCGGCGAGATCCGCGAGTGGGGCTGGAGCCCCGGCGGCGACTGGCTCGCCTACGCCAAGTCCGGGGAGAACGGCTTCCGCTCGATCTTCCTCTACGACGTGGACGGCGACGCGGTGCACCGGGTGACGAACGACTTCACCGACGACTCCGCGCCCGCCTTCGACGACGAGGGCAAGTACCTCTTCTTCGCCTCGAGCCAGCACTTCAACCCGACCATCGGCGGCTACGACCTCAAGCCGATCTGGTCGAACATGGACGGCATCTACGGCGTGACGCTGCGGGCCGACGTCGCCCACCCGTTCCCGCCCGAGAGCGACGAGGTCGCCGTCAAGGAGGACGACGGGGACGACGACGGCGACAAGGACAAGGACGCGGAGAAAAAGGAGAAGAAGGATGCCGAGGAAGACGACGACGGCGAGAAGGAGGACGCGGATGACGACGCCCTCGTGATCGACGTCGACGGCATCGGTGACCGCATGTTCGCCCTGGACGTGGGTCCCGGCAACTACTTCAGCCTGCAGTTCGCGTCGGGCCAGCTGTTCTACATGAGCCGGCCGTTCACCCCGGGCGGCGGTCGCGGCAACCAGGGCGCGACGTCGTCGATCATGGTCTTCGACATGAAGGACCGCGAAGCCAAGACCGTGCTCGAGGGCGCCTTCGGCTTCCAGCTCTCGGCCGACGGCAAGAAGCTGCTCTACGCCATGCGCGGCGACAAGTACGGTATCATCGACGCCAAGGCCGACCAGAAGCCGGCCAAGGAGCCCCTGCGGGTGGGCGACATGAAGGCGCGCATCGACCCGCGGGCCGAGTGGCGGCAGATGTTCCGTGACGCCTGGCGCCAGGAGCGGGACTTCTTCTACGACCCGGGCATGCACGGCGTGGACTGGGACCACATGTACGAGCGCTACGGCCAGCTCGTGCCCTACGTGGCCCACGGCCAGGACTTCGCCTACGTGCTCGGCGAGCTGATCGGCGAGCTGAACAGCTCCCACTCGTACGTGCGCTTCGGCGACGTGCCGCACTCGCCGCGGGTGGCGACCGGCCTGCTGGGCTGCACCTTCGCCCTGAAGGACGGCGAGGACCGCTACACCTTCGGCCGCGTCTACACCGAGGTCGACTGGAATGCCGGCACCCCCGCGCCCCTGAACATGCCGGGCAGCGAGGTCGCCGGCGACGAGTATCTGATCGCGGTCGACGGCGTCGAACTGAAGGCGCCCCTGAACCCCTTCAGCCTGCTCGAGGACAAGGTCGGCAAGCAGGTGGTGCTCGAGGTGGCCGCCGGCCCCGACGGCAAGGACAGCCGCGAGGTCACCGTGGTGCCCATCGGCAGCGAGTTCGACCTGCGCTACGAGGCCTGGGTGCAGAAGAACCGGCGCCGGGTCGACGAGCTGTCGGGCGGCAGGATCGGCTACCTGCACATGCCGAACACGGCCGTCGGCGGCCAGCAGGGTTTCGCCAAGGGCTACTACCCGAACCTGCGCAAGGAGGGGCTCATCATCGACGAGCGCTTCAACGGCGGCGGGTTCATTCCCGACTTCTTCATGAACATCCTCAGGCAGAAGCTGGTCAACCTCTGGAAACCCCGCTATGGCCAGGACTGGCGCACGCCCGGCACCGCCTTCGCCGGCCACCTCGCCATGATCAGCAACGGCTACGCCGGCAGCGGCGGCGACGCCCTGCCCTACTACTTCAAGTACTACGAGCTGGGTCCCGTGATCGGCACGCGCACCTGGGGCGGCCTCGTCGGCATCAGCCGCAACATCCGCCTCATGGACGGTGGCGGGGTCACCTTCCCCGAGTTCGGCCTGTTCAACGTGGACGGCGACTGGGACGTGGAGAACCACGGCGTCGACCCGACGATCCCCATCGACAACCTGCCCCACGAGGAGATCGCCGGACGCGATCCCCAGCTGGAGAAGGCCGTCGAGGTGCTCCTGCAGAAGATCGCGGACGAGCCGGTGCGGGTGCAGACCCACGGCGCCTTCCCGCGGGACAAGACGCGCTAGGTTCCACCCCGCGCTCCGCTTCCGCACGGCGACGCCCCCCTCCCGACCGGAGGGGGGCGTCGCGCGTTTCCGGCCGGGGCCATCAGCCCCAGAACACGAACACCGCCGACAGCGAGAGGAACGAGGCGAGCGTCGTCAACACGATGATCGCCGAACTGAGGTCGGCGTCGCCGTCGAGCTGGGTGGCGAGCACGTACATGGCGGTCGAGGCCGGCATGGCGAAGAAGAGCATCGCGGTCAGCACGTCCGGGCCCGACACTCCGGCGAGGCGCAGGGCCCACCAGCCCACGATCGGCATGATCGCGACCTTCAGCACCGTGGCGGCGACGGTCACCGGCAGGCGTTCGCGCAGGCCCTCGAACCGAAGGGCGCCCCCGATGGAGATGAGGGCGAAGGGCAGGGTCAGGGACGCGGCCAGGCGCAGCGAGTTGTCCACGGCCGCGGGCCAGGGGGGCATGAAGCGCACCCAGACCATGCCGGCGGCACAGGCCAGGATCAGGGGATTCCGCACGAGGGCCCGCACGGTGAGGCGGACACGGTCGGCCTGGTCGATCGTGCCGCGCGCGTACCAGATGAAGGTGACGACGGCCATGACGTTCGCCAGGGGGATGGCCACGCCGAGGGTCTCGCCCAGGCGGGCGACGCCGGCGTCGCCCTGGGCGTTGAAGACGACCGCGAAGGCCACGTAGGTGTTGAAGCGGTACGCGGCCTGGGAAAAGGTCGCGGCGCGGCGCGGGCCGATGCGGAGTAGCGCGATGGCCACGAGGCTGAGCAGCCACATGGCGACCATGACGCCCAGCACCGCCCCCCACAGGCGCCAGGGGACCTCGGCGCCGGTCACGGTGCCGCCGATCTTCCAGAACAGCAGCACGGGGAAGAACGCGAAGTAGACGAGGCGGTCGCCCGTGCGCAGGAAGGCCGCGTCGGTGAGGCCCCGCCGGCGCAGGAAGGCGCCCAGCCCGATGAGGGCGAAGACCGGAAAGACGTTGTCCATGATCATGGGCGCTGCTCCCGCAGTGGTGGCCCCGGGTCCTGCACGCACGCGGCCCCGCCGGGGGGCAATCTACCACACGCCGGCGGGGCCGTCATGAGCGGGTCGTCGGGGCGGGGCGGTCAGACCTCCTCGCCCACGAGGGAACCGAGGGCGTCGGCGACGCGCCGCATGTCGTCGGCCATCTCCTGCACGTCGGCCGCGTTGGCCGCCGACTGCTCGGCGCTGGCCGCGGTCGACTGGGTGGCCCGGTCGAGGTTGGTCACGGCCTCGGCCAGCTCGCTGATGGCGCGCACCTGGTCGGCGCTGCCGGACGTCACGTTCCCGATCAGCCCCTGCGACTTCTCGGCCTGGTCGGTGATCTCCTGCAGGATCGCCACGACCTCCTCGACCACGCCGACACCCTGGTCGGCCTGGGCGCGGGAGCCGTCGAGGAGCGCGGCGGTGTTGCGGGCCGCCTCGGCCGAGCGCTGGGCGAGGTTGCGCACCTCTTCGGCCACGACGGCGAAGCCCTTGCCCGCGTCGCCGGCCCGGGCGGCTTCGACCGCCGCGTTCAGGGCCAGCAGGTTGGTCTGGAAGGCGATCTCGTCGATGGTCTTGATGATGCGGCTGGTGTCGTCGGCCGCCTGCTTGATGGACTCCATGGACGAGGTCATGCGCGACACCGCGTCGTGGCCGCGGCGGGCGGCGGCGCTGGTGGCGCCGGCGTTGTCGTTGGCCTCGCCGGCGTGGCCGCTGAATTCGCGGGTGCGGGCGGTCATCTCCTGCAGCCCCGCGGCGGTCTGCTGCAGGCTGCTGGCCTGGTCGCTCGCGTTGCGGGCGATGACCTCGCCGGCCTCGCGGCTCTGGCCCACGGCTTCGAGGGTGCGGTGGGCCCCCTGGATGATCTCGAGGGCCGCCTTGCGCACCGGCCGGATGACGCCCCGCGTGATGACCAGCGAAAGCAGCACGCCGGCCAGCACCACGGCGCCGATGTAGGCGAGCGCGATGGTCACGGCGAAGGCCCGGCTGGCGGCGTCGCTGGCCGCGGCGTCCACCGTCACGCTGGCCACCCCCAGTACGGCCCCCTCCTGGGTGTCGTGGCAGTCGAGGCAGCTCGCGACCGCATGGAGCGGCATCACGACCCGGATGTGGTGGGCCTCGCCATCGACCAGGGTCGTCGTCTCGCCCCCGGCCAGGGCCTGGCGCTCGAAGTCGTCGCCCGGCAGCCCCCCTGCCCGGTCGCCGTACTCGGTGCTCACGGCCGCGCCCCGCAGGGCCTTCACGTCGGCGATGCCCTCGAGTCCCTGGATTTCGGCCACGTAGGTCTCGAGGGCCTCCATGTCGCCGATGGCCCCGAAGACGTGCATGGAGCCCTTGATGCTCTCGGCCACGAGGGTGGCGCTCTCGATCTTGGCGTCGGCGGCCATTTCACCGTTCCGGTGGATGGTGAAGGCCCCCACGCCCCCGAGCACGAGGACGAGGCAGGCCACCATGAGCAGGACGATCTTCTCGCGGAGTTTCAATGCGCTTCTCCCGGTTCAAGGCGAATTCCCGACCGGCCGGGCCGGTCCCCCCGTCACCATATCGACCACATCGCTGGGGGTTTAAGGGATTCATGCCGAGAAAGATGCGGAAATCATCATGCCAATTCTCACTAAAATTGTCCTCTATTTTGTGCTATCATCAGAGCCATCTCACCATGCCTACCGAGGAGGGAAGCCATGACCATCCGCCAACCCGCCATCTACGTCATCTGCCTGTTCGCCGCGGCCGGCCTGTTCGGCATGGGCTCCGGACCCGGCGCCCCGGGCGATCCGGCCCCCGCCGTCGCCGCCGCCCCCGCCGACCTGCCGCCCCTGACCGGAACCTGGGCCGGGAGCTGGAGCGACACGGTGTACAACGTTTCGGGGGCCCTGCAGATCCTGATCTGGGCCGAGGGGAATGCCTACGCGGCCACCGGCACCATCGACGTGTCGCAGATCTCCGCCCCCCTGGGCGTGCTTGCCGGCGGCGCCACCGGCACCGACAACGGTTCGACCCTCGAGGTGGCCTTCGGCTGCACGAACCTCGGCAATGGAACCGTCACCCTCACGCCCACCGGGCAGCCGGGCGAAGCGACCGCCAGCGGCGCCGGCACCGTGACGGCCCCCCTCTGGTTCGGCGCCTTCACCCTGACCGGCACGGCCAGCGGCAACGAGCTGACCGGCTCGTTCGACTTCACCAGTCCCGGCGGCGGCAAGGGGATCGCCAGCCTGACCAAGGCTTCGGTGGGCGTGGAGAGCGCGTCCTGGGGCAGCGTCAAGGCCGCCTACAGCGGGCGCTGAGCCGTGCGCCGTTTCGTCGCCGGCAGCATCGACCTC is a window encoding:
- the rocD gene encoding ornithine--oxo-acid transaminase; translation: MKAEKLIAIEDEFGAHNYHPLDIVIRKAEGVWVEDVAGNRFMDFLAAYSAVNQGHCHPRLLKALRRQAAKVTLTSRAFRNDQLPFFCKELCALTGYDRVLPMNSGAEAVETAIKAARKWGEKVKGIRKDKAEIIVCADNFHGRTTTIVGFSTEEQYKDGFGPFTPGFRIIPFGDAKALAEAITKNTAAFIVEPVQGEAGINVPPQGFLQQAARICKDNNVLFIADEIQSGLGRTGKLFAFQHEDVTPDAVIIGKALSGGFYPVSAFLANDEVMGVFHPGDHGSTFGGNPLGMAVAREAIKVLVEEKLVENSAKLGPWFMDELKKIDAKSIKLVRGQGLFIGLVLDRPARPYCEALMKEGMLCKETHENVIRFAPPLVITKKELNLALRHVRKVFKKLG
- a CDS encoding SGNH/GDSL hydrolase family protein: MKTLHLKLALVVFAVLLTGAVGEIVVRVVGATDESGNFTFRNRIVRPHVVPVASVTRLAAELAGSSDSFVMADPHLGWVPRPHGRSADGLYAYNAQGIRSPREEFPPTPPPGVLRIALFGDSFTHGDDVVYAESWGAQLEAGLVAAGQPAEVLNFGVGGYGLDQALLRFSKTGKGFAPDVVVLGFQPENLKRDLNLLRPLYEPRTRLPFAKPRFVLADGGISLINVPVPGPDEVPGILADLENWPLLPYEGFYDPADYGRAWWQHSRLLATIAEFRRGYDDPWAIRRSVFRPTGEEPQLGWAIIQALAGEARQAGADFVIVHLPTVQDLYMGRQLGKLPYQRFLDALDRDYPVAHPEQALTAAIEAENTAAVYKGHFNARGNRIVAEALQAVLLARVRADTTGR
- a CDS encoding M20/M25/M40 family metallo-hydrolase is translated as MIRLIFRAAPGLLLAGLLAGCTGGAATSLRDAPEAPVAAEVPPPPPPPADPDLAALIEAARSGTWAYEKLAELCDTVGNRLVASPGMARAIAWSQASLREAGCDSVWLESVTVPHWTRGREWARCVGPVEFAMDMVSMGLSEGTGGEVLEAEVMAVRDWDEFEARRDEAAGKIVLFDMPWEGYGKTVQYRVKGASTVARHGAVACLIRSVTGRSLGAPHTGMMRYEDDAPRIPMAALTVEDAGRLHRLCDRGLQPRVQLMMEAANHDSTTSYNVIGEIRGRGKPGQIVLVSGHLDSWDVGTGAHDDGAGVVQTLAAAREVMQHGGRPLRTVRVVHFTAEEIGVYGGKAYLAAHRHELDRHVLALESDSGAFAPRGFTIDADSTVVAEVARRAAPLAVLAPGDWNVWKGGSGADVGPIVRQGVTGAGHRVDGTHYFDVHHSRADTFDKIDPDELARNVAAIAGLIHLVANHPADLGPAPLASLPGGSPHSGGH
- a CDS encoding PD40 domain-containing protein; this translates as MPQSMRPFPVLRAAALAALVLLAAPVLAADVVEGTPDASDMRLLRTPDIHGDTIVFGYAGDLWTVPSAGGEARRLTSGVGYERSPKFSPDGSRIAFTGNYDGNLDIYAVDAGGGEPVRLTWHPGFDRIIDWQPDGRAVRFQSGRESRTGRDLQLYTVPATGGLPTRMILPTGGLSSYSPDGKRFAFNRITREERTWKRYKGGMAQDIWVYDFAANDTRRITDWIGSDNHPMWHGDRIYYTSDQSGRLEIWCHELATGENRQVTKHDEYDVKYPSLGPDAIVYENGGRLEVLDLATEKTRRVKVTLRSDNVLTRARLESVGDRVEGGAIAPDAQRAVFTARGDIFTVPAEKGPVRNLTATPGVRERDAVWSPDGKWIAYLSDETGEYEVWVRQADGKGEPRRLTKGSKAWQMALEWSPESDRIVMSDAAMNLWLIDVEKGGTKKIDQSVSGEIREWGWSPGGDWLAYAKSGENGFRSIFLYDVDGDAVHRVTNDFTDDSAPAFDDEGKYLFFASSQHFNPTIGGYDLKPIWSNMDGIYGVTLRADVAHPFPPESDEVAVKEDDGDDDGDKDKDAEKKEKKDAEEDDDGEKEDADDDALVIDVDGIGDRMFALDVGPGNYFSLQFASGQLFYMSRPFTPGGGRGNQGATSSIMVFDMKDREAKTVLEGAFGFQLSADGKKLLYAMRGDKYGIIDAKADQKPAKEPLRVGDMKARIDPRAEWRQMFRDAWRQERDFFYDPGMHGVDWDHMYERYGQLVPYVAHGQDFAYVLGELIGELNSSHSYVRFGDVPHSPRVATGLLGCTFALKDGEDRYTFGRVYTEVDWNAGTPAPLNMPGSEVAGDEYLIAVDGVELKAPLNPFSLLEDKVGKQVVLEVAAGPDGKDSREVTVVPIGSEFDLRYEAWVQKNRRRVDELSGGRIGYLHMPNTAVGGQQGFAKGYYPNLRKEGLIIDERFNGGGFIPDFFMNILRQKLVNLWKPRYGQDWRTPGTAFAGHLAMISNGYAGSGGDALPYYFKYYELGPVIGTRTWGGLVGISRNIRLMDGGGVTFPEFGLFNVDGDWDVENHGVDPTIPIDNLPHEEIAGRDPQLEKAVEVLLQKIADEPVRVQTHGAFPRDKTR
- a CDS encoding AEC family transporter — its product is MIMDNVFPVFALIGLGAFLRRRGLTDAAFLRTGDRLVYFAFFPVLLFWKIGGTVTGAEVPWRLWGAVLGVMVAMWLLSLVAIALLRIGPRRAATFSQAAYRFNTYVAFAVVFNAQGDAGVARLGETLGVAIPLANVMAVVTFIWYARGTIDQADRVRLTVRALVRNPLILACAAGMVWVRFMPPWPAAVDNSLRLAASLTLPFALISIGGALRFEGLRERLPVTVAATVLKVAIMPIVGWWALRLAGVSGPDVLTAMLFFAMPASTAMYVLATQLDGDADLSSAIIVLTTLASFLSLSAVFVFWG